A single genomic interval of candidate division WOR-3 bacterium harbors:
- a CDS encoding DNRLRE domain-containing protein produces MKHRLFLVILFILACNTLPVGFDQINQLPETVTLEIVPDSADCYSRFIPLGSADHLLLGKDQQYQSRVLIDFAPKDSALDSVVGVQLVLFPLDSTPMNFTCFACSTEWSSSAVTWRMADSLTQWLTPGGDYWHFALGQGRIEKDSTVVELNRDYLDTLVHRSYGIALIPLDTGFTTIATLAATKTSPRLVFTYADGKKRTYYPAADAHIIDSSGVRTNPGELFVGSGVAFRTWLHFRLESIPDSATIARAELIFKPQPVYQRKDSVQLGVHKLTESYYQRGKYATYEEAASASTIYLPSDTAALVRLIITDLVQKWVSVADSNPNHGLLVTAEPEWQKPFRIKILRSGSAAPRLKIHYVLPPEDRFSR; encoded by the coding sequence ATGAAACACCGGCTCTTTCTCGTAATACTCTTTATCCTTGCCTGCAATACCCTGCCCGTAGGTTTTGACCAGATTAACCAGTTACCGGAGACCGTTACGCTTGAAATTGTTCCGGATAGCGCCGACTGCTATTCCAGATTTATCCCGCTGGGCAGTGCTGACCACCTGCTTTTGGGAAAAGACCAGCAGTACCAGTCCCGGGTGCTTATCGACTTTGCCCCAAAAGACAGCGCGCTTGATTCGGTGGTTGGGGTGCAACTCGTACTATTTCCTCTTGATAGTACGCCGATGAACTTTACCTGCTTTGCCTGTTCCACCGAATGGAGTTCCAGCGCCGTCACCTGGCGTATGGCAGATTCTTTAACCCAGTGGCTCACACCCGGTGGTGACTACTGGCACTTCGCGCTCGGTCAGGGCCGAATTGAAAAGGATTCAACCGTCGTTGAACTAAACCGGGATTACCTTGACACCCTGGTCCACCGCTCCTATGGCATCGCCCTGATTCCCCTTGACACCGGCTTCACAACCATCGCCACCCTTGCCGCTACCAAAACATCACCCCGTCTTGTATTCACCTATGCCGATGGCAAAAAGCGCACCTACTACCCGGCAGCCGACGCCCATATCATCGACTCTTCCGGAGTCAGGACTAATCCCGGTGAACTTTTTGTCGGTTCTGGTGTTGCCTTTCGGACCTGGCTTCATTTCCGGCTGGAGTCCATCCCCGACTCAGCCACAATCGCCCGGGCAGAACTGATATTTAAACCCCAGCCTGTTTACCAACGCAAGGACTCCGTGCAACTTGGCGTCCACAAACTCACCGAATCTTATTACCAGCGGGGCAAATATGCCACTTATGAAGAGGCGGCATCCGCTTCCACCATCTATTTACCCTCTGACACCGCAGCCCTTGTCCGGCTCATAATTACCGACCTTGTTCAGAAATGGGTTTCCGTTGCCGACTCTAACCCCAATCACGGCTTACTTGTAACCGCAGAACCGGAATGGCAGAAGCCGTTCCGGATTAAAATCTTACGGTCTGGCAGCGCGGCGCCCCGCCTGAAAATTCACTATGTCCTGCCGCCTGAAGACCGTTTCTCAAGATGA
- the plsX gene encoding phosphate acyltransferase PlsX codes for MKVALDAMGSDNAPLVEIEGAALALKELPDLHLLLVGKPEIVEEAWKSQTDSSLTDIGERVELIPAPEVIGMHEPPAEAVKKKRNASIALCMALHKEGKAQAAVSAGNTGAVMAFALTTLGAIPGVHRPTLAVLFPRIKGSTLVLDVGANVDTKPSNLLQFAMMGATAASFLFRKANPTVGLLNIGQEDTKGNELTLAAYRLLKESGLNFIGNIEGNDILTGKVDVVVCDGFVGNVLLKYGEGLAEILRELLVDYLESESKYRLRRWFSRPVLEEFISRMDYQEHGGALMLGVKGNVVVAHGRSTPQAIKNAIRTAYHAIKDNISQHITQAFTAKEPGE; via the coding sequence GTGAAAGTCGCCCTTGATGCGATGGGGTCGGACAATGCCCCGCTTGTCGAAATTGAAGGGGCGGCACTGGCATTAAAGGAACTACCCGACCTCCATCTCCTCCTTGTCGGCAAACCGGAAATTGTGGAAGAAGCCTGGAAGTCTCAAACCGATTCATCTCTTACCGACATTGGAGAACGAGTTGAACTCATCCCCGCGCCCGAAGTAATCGGAATGCACGAACCACCCGCCGAGGCGGTAAAGAAAAAACGGAACGCCTCAATCGCCCTTTGTATGGCGCTGCACAAAGAGGGTAAGGCGCAGGCTGCGGTCAGTGCCGGCAACACCGGTGCTGTGATGGCATTTGCCCTTACCACCCTGGGTGCCATTCCCGGTGTCCATCGTCCGACCCTTGCGGTACTTTTCCCCCGAATCAAAGGAAGCACGCTGGTTCTTGATGTTGGTGCCAATGTTGACACCAAGCCTTCAAACCTACTCCAGTTCGCAATGATGGGTGCAACCGCTGCCAGTTTTCTGTTCCGTAAGGCAAATCCCACTGTTGGGTTGTTAAACATCGGTCAGGAAGACACCAAGGGTAACGAATTGACCTTAGCCGCTTACCGGCTCCTGAAAGAAAGCGGGCTCAATTTCATCGGCAACATTGAAGGCAACGACATCCTCACCGGCAAGGTGGATGTGGTGGTCTGTGATGGATTTGTCGGTAATGTCCTTTTAAAGTACGGCGAAGGTCTGGCAGAAATTCTCAGGGAACTGCTCGTCGATTATCTTGAGTCTGAGTCCAAATACCGATTGCGCCGCTGGTTTTCCCGCCCGGTCTTAGAAGAGTTTATCAGCCGAATGGACTATCAGGAGCACGGCGGTGCTTTGATGCTCGGAGTTAAGGGTAATGTTGTTGTTGCCCATGGCCGTTCAACACCGCAAGCGATAAAGAACGCCATCCGTACCGCCTACCATGCAATCAAAGACAACATCTCCCAGCACATCACCCAGGCTTTTACGGCAAAGGAACCCGGCGAATGA
- the rpmF gene encoding 50S ribosomal protein L32 — MPLPKRRHSRQRGRKRRTHWKLTPPTVVDCPHCHEPKMPHRVCPHCGYYAGKPVVTTKEKE, encoded by the coding sequence ATGCCTTTACCTAAACGCCGGCATTCAAGACAACGCGGTCGAAAGCGCCGCACCCATTGGAAACTGACACCACCAACGGTGGTGGACTGTCCGCACTGCCACGAGCCGAAAATGCCCCACCGGGTATGTCCCCATTGCGGCTATTATGCGGGCAAACCGGTGGTAACGACAAAGGAAAAAGAGTAA
- a CDS encoding methylated-DNA--[protein]-cysteine S-methyltransferase, which translates to MILTTMDDSEKCVNSRVAKLPFGWVRVFWYQGKVIKVELNEHESGPSDKHLAQQIERLLRGGLRVSEFEVAVPDRGEFSRRVLNRCARIGFGEIMSYGELARAAGKPGAARAVGQIMANNQLPLFFPCHRVVAADGRLGGFNGGLEIKRRLLEFEGWRVVGRGWDARIAR; encoded by the coding sequence ATGATTTTGACTACGATGGACGATTCCGAAAAATGTGTAAACAGCCGGGTGGCGAAGTTGCCGTTCGGCTGGGTCCGGGTTTTCTGGTACCAGGGAAAAGTGATAAAGGTGGAGTTGAACGAACACGAATCCGGACCGTCGGACAAACATCTGGCACAACAGATTGAGCGGTTACTGCGGGGTGGACTGCGGGTTTCAGAGTTTGAGGTGGCAGTGCCGGACCGGGGTGAATTTTCGCGGCGGGTATTGAACCGGTGCGCCCGAATCGGTTTTGGCGAGATAATGAGTTATGGTGAATTAGCCCGTGCCGCAGGAAAACCCGGTGCAGCAAGGGCGGTTGGTCAGATAATGGCAAACAATCAATTACCCCTTTTCTTTCCCTGTCATCGGGTTGTGGCGGCAGATGGCAGGCTGGGCGGATTTAACGGCGGGCTGGAAATAAAGCGCCGGTTACTGGAATTTGAAGGGTGGCGCGTTGTAGGTCGGGGATGGGATGCCAGGATTGCGCGTTAA
- a CDS encoding MBL fold metallo-hydrolase, translating to MDKKEAATPIIEQLVVGPLETNCYILKSGEEMLIVDPGGDGKVILNKVAELGGTVKLIVNTHGHIDHIAANKEVQEATGAQLLIHQLDEAMLTEPNENLSVLMGMMTKSPRADQLLSEGDEIVVGKEHLQVVHTPGHTPGSICLLGKDFAFTGDTLFVDSIGRCDLPGGSERQMQRSLSRLQSLLKRETMLYPGHGPSGTFGRALLVNPFLGSVWPA from the coding sequence ATGGATAAAAAAGAAGCAGCCACACCGATTATTGAACAACTGGTTGTCGGGCCACTGGAAACCAACTGTTACATCCTGAAGTCCGGGGAGGAGATGTTGATTGTTGACCCTGGAGGCGACGGTAAGGTGATTCTCAACAAAGTCGCTGAATTAGGGGGAACAGTTAAACTTATCGTTAATACCCATGGCCATATTGACCACATCGCAGCGAATAAAGAGGTGCAGGAGGCGACCGGTGCGCAACTGTTAATCCATCAACTGGACGAGGCGATGCTGACCGAGCCGAACGAAAATCTATCGGTTTTAATGGGGATGATGACGAAGTCGCCCCGGGCGGACCAGCTTCTAAGTGAGGGCGATGAAATAGTCGTTGGTAAAGAACATTTGCAGGTGGTGCATACACCGGGCCATACACCGGGAAGCATCTGTTTGTTAGGGAAGGATTTTGCGTTTACCGGTGATACACTGTTTGTTGATTCGATTGGCAGGTGTGATTTGCCCGGGGGTTCAGAGCGGCAGATGCAGCGGTCTTTATCCCGGTTGCAAAGTTTGCTTAAGCGGGAGACGATGCTTTATCCCGGGCATGGTCCGAGCGGAACTTTTGGCCGGGCACTGCTGGTGAACCCATTTCTGGGAAGTGTCTGGCCTGCTTGA
- a CDS encoding inositol-3-phosphate synthase → MAKIRVGIIGVGNCASSLVQGVHYYRNAKEDESLPGIMHVNLGGYHISDIEFSMAIDIDKRKVGKDLAQAIFTYPNNTYKFTDVPKLGVKVIRGMTHDGLGYYLSQIIEKAPGPTADIVKEIKETKTDVVINYLPVGSEEATKWYVEQILKAGCAFINCIPVFIASQKYWQRRFKAAGLPVIGDDIKSQVGATILHRTLVSLFNDRGVKLLKTMQLNVGGNTDFLNMLERQRLHSKKISKTGAVTSLLKYDIGAENIHVGPSDYVPWLQDRKWCYLRMEGQAFGDVPLNVELKLEVWDSPNSAGVVIDAIRCAKLALDNGLSGPIIGPSSYFMKTPPVQFPDDVCREKTEAFIARYGMKKRKARL, encoded by the coding sequence ATGGCTAAGATCAGAGTCGGTATCATCGGCGTTGGAAACTGTGCCAGCAGTCTGGTGCAGGGGGTCCACTATTACCGTAATGCCAAAGAGGACGAGTCTTTGCCCGGAATAATGCATGTGAATCTGGGCGGTTACCACATCAGTGATATTGAGTTCAGTATGGCGATAGATATCGACAAAAGGAAGGTGGGTAAAGACCTCGCCCAGGCAATTTTCACCTACCCCAACAACACTTATAAGTTTACCGATGTGCCCAAACTGGGCGTGAAGGTGATTCGGGGAATGACGCACGACGGACTGGGTTACTACCTTTCCCAGATTATCGAGAAGGCACCCGGTCCCACCGCTGATATTGTGAAGGAAATTAAGGAAACCAAGACCGATGTTGTCATTAACTATTTGCCGGTGGGCAGTGAAGAGGCAACCAAGTGGTATGTGGAGCAGATTTTAAAAGCCGGTTGCGCATTTATTAACTGCATCCCGGTTTTTATTGCTTCACAGAAGTACTGGCAGCGCCGGTTTAAAGCAGCCGGTTTACCGGTGATTGGCGATGATATCAAATCCCAGGTCGGAGCGACAATTTTGCACCGGACTCTGGTATCGCTGTTCAATGACCGGGGGGTGAAGCTGTTAAAGACGATGCAGCTCAATGTTGGTGGCAACACCGACTTCCTTAATATGCTGGAACGGCAAAGGCTTCACTCCAAGAAGATATCCAAGACCGGTGCGGTAACTTCACTTCTTAAATACGATATTGGCGCAGAAAATATCCATGTTGGACCGAGTGATTATGTGCCCTGGCTCCAGGACCGCAAATGGTGTTATCTGCGGATGGAAGGACAGGCATTCGGAGATGTGCCGCTTAATGTTGAGTTGAAACTTGAGGTCTGGGATTCACCCAATTCTGCCGGAGTGGTGATTGATGCGATCCGTTGTGCCAAACTGGCGCTTGATAACGGGCTTTCCGGTCCAATCATTGGACCCTCCAGTTATTTTATGAAGACGCCACCGGTTCAGTTTCCGGACGATGTCTGCCGCGAAAAGACTGAGGCGTTTATCGCCCGCTATGGAATGAAAAAGCGAAAGGCGCGACTTTAA
- a CDS encoding dTMP kinase, which yields MGAVRGVLITFEGVEGSGKSTQAQLLAQYLKEKGREVVFSREPGGTEIGERIRNILLDPDCRQMDARTELFLYLASRNQHVREKILPALRAGKVVVLDRFADSSVAYQGFGRELGEKFVSRLNKLATIGLKPDITFLVDVPVVVGYQRKEKGKLDRMEQEEVKFHERVRNGYLRLARRAPGRIKVVAGEREPMEIQKEIRLLVDRMLERKGRKKV from the coding sequence ATGGGCGCAGTGCGGGGCGTATTGATTACATTTGAGGGGGTTGAAGGTTCGGGAAAGTCAACCCAGGCACAACTTTTAGCCCAATATCTTAAAGAGAAAGGGCGGGAGGTTGTTTTTTCCCGTGAACCCGGGGGCACGGAAATCGGTGAGCGTATTCGCAATATCCTGCTGGACCCGGATTGCCGTCAGATGGATGCCCGTACCGAACTTTTTCTTTACCTGGCGAGTCGGAATCAGCATGTGCGGGAAAAGATTTTGCCGGCATTAAGAGCCGGGAAGGTGGTTGTTCTTGACCGGTTCGCTGATTCATCGGTCGCTTACCAGGGTTTTGGTCGAGAGTTGGGGGAAAAGTTTGTTAGCCGTTTAAATAAACTGGCAACAATAGGGTTAAAACCGGACATTACATTTCTGGTTGATGTACCGGTTGTGGTCGGCTACCAGAGAAAGGAAAAGGGCAAACTTGACAGAATGGAGCAGGAGGAGGTAAAATTTCATGAGCGCGTCCGTAACGGTTATCTGCGGTTAGCCCGTCGGGCCCCAGGTAGAATAAAGGTGGTTGCGGGCGAAAGAGAACCAATGGAGATTCAGAAGGAAATCAGGTTGCTGGTTGACCGTATGTTAGAAAGAAAGGGGAGAAAGAAGGTATGA
- a CDS encoding S41 family peptidase → MRSRMKRYFAPASVFVGIFLIAAFVGGLLGRLWAQRGVNLTESLQMFSRVVGIVLNSYVEPVDSDKLIREGVKGMLQSLDPYSEFLDETDFKELRIKTEAQFGGIGIHIGLVDEQLTVISPIEGTPAARAGIRAGDRIAEIEGKSTQGFTTEDAVKLLRGEPGTKVRIKIARPGVQDLIPFELTRAIINIKSVPYFGMVTRDIGYIRVADMSRVASKDMLQAMDSLFRSGAKKLIFDLRSNGGGLLQEGKEVSDLFLGPGKLVVRTKGRLPETNQDFVAEAEDKYGDYPMVVLVDRGSASAAEIVAGALQDWERAVIVGDTTFGKGSVQTIHPLGSDIGMKITTAYWYTPSGRCINKAQEKSPVVLKDTTKTTKQTFRTLGPLRRSLYGGGGIAPDIYLPPDKLTGLAARIPRAAFFDFAAEYANSHPDLTMDFRADDKVLAQFKEFLKGKKKLEFTDEEFDSTRDAIAEMIEIEIGGKIDGLHGEYQMRLRRDSYVKKAVEILEPAHSVAEILKRLK, encoded by the coding sequence ATGAGGTCCCGGATGAAGAGGTATTTTGCACCGGCATCGGTATTTGTCGGAATTTTTTTAATTGCCGCGTTTGTGGGTGGTTTGTTAGGCAGGCTGTGGGCGCAGCGCGGCGTCAATCTGACCGAAAGTCTGCAGATGTTTTCCCGGGTGGTGGGAATTGTGCTTAACAGTTATGTGGAGCCGGTGGATAGTGACAAACTGATCCGGGAAGGGGTAAAGGGGATGTTGCAGTCGCTCGACCCCTATTCGGAGTTTTTAGATGAGACCGATTTCAAGGAGTTAAGGATAAAGACCGAGGCGCAGTTTGGGGGAATTGGAATCCACATCGGGTTGGTAGATGAGCAGTTGACGGTTATTTCGCCCATTGAAGGGACACCAGCGGCACGAGCCGGGATTCGCGCCGGCGACCGCATCGCCGAAATCGAAGGAAAGTCAACGCAGGGTTTTACGACCGAGGATGCGGTAAAACTGCTGCGGGGTGAGCCCGGTACGAAGGTACGAATTAAGATTGCCCGGCCCGGTGTTCAGGACCTGATTCCTTTTGAGCTGACACGGGCGATTATCAACATCAAATCTGTTCCCTATTTTGGAATGGTGACCAGGGATATCGGTTATATCCGAGTGGCGGATATGTCGCGGGTCGCTTCCAAAGATATGCTTCAGGCGATGGATTCGCTTTTTAGGAGCGGGGCGAAGAAACTGATATTTGATTTGCGCTCGAATGGTGGCGGTTTGTTGCAGGAAGGCAAAGAGGTGTCAGATTTGTTCTTGGGCCCGGGAAAACTTGTTGTCCGGACCAAGGGTCGGTTGCCCGAAACCAATCAGGATTTTGTTGCCGAAGCCGAGGATAAATACGGCGATTATCCAATGGTGGTATTGGTGGACCGGGGTAGTGCTTCAGCCGCAGAGATTGTTGCCGGTGCGCTGCAGGATTGGGAGCGAGCGGTCATCGTTGGTGATACGACATTTGGCAAAGGCTCGGTTCAGACGATACATCCGCTGGGAAGTGATATCGGGATGAAAATCACGACTGCTTACTGGTACACCCCGAGTGGTCGTTGTATCAACAAAGCACAGGAAAAAAGCCCGGTGGTGCTGAAAGATACAACAAAAACAACAAAGCAGACTTTTCGCACCTTGGGACCATTGCGCCGTAGTTTATACGGTGGAGGTGGAATTGCGCCGGATATCTATCTGCCGCCGGACAAACTTACCGGTTTGGCAGCCCGGATTCCCCGCGCCGCATTCTTTGATTTTGCCGCTGAGTATGCGAACAGCCATCCGGATTTAACAATGGATTTCCGAGCCGATGATAAGGTACTTGCGCAGTTTAAGGAATTTCTCAAGGGGAAGAAAAAGCTGGAATTTACCGACGAGGAGTTTGATTCAACGCGGGATGCGATAGCGGAGATGATTGAGATTGAAATCGGTGGGAAAATTGATGGCTTGCACGGTGAGTATCAGATGCGTCTGCGCCGCGACTCGTATGTGAAAAAGGCGGTGGAGATACTGGAACCGGCTCATTCGGTCGCGGAGATTCTGAAGCGGCTGAAATAA
- the mutM gene encoding bifunctional DNA-formamidopyrimidine glycosylase/DNA-(apurinic or apyrimidinic site) lyase, with protein MPELPEVETIRRYLTPILKNLRIGNVIVRRPDAVGSPEPEKFCEELKGKEIRRLERQGKYLIIFLHPYGRLIVHLRLSGHLRVVKGKEIPDYEWVRFVFTNGTALSFIEPRVLGKVYFVAGSELPPVLKGLERLGLEPIDRRFNGKYLMAKLQGRQAKIKSLLMDQTICAGVGNIYSDEALFRAKIKPMRRADTLKPAEIYQLAKALKAVLKAGIRWMGTTMTDGRYLKPDGARGGFQNQLMVFGRKGLSCRRCGSLVKRVTMGNRSSYFCPRCQS; from the coding sequence ATGCCCGAACTTCCTGAAGTCGAGACAATCCGAAGGTATTTAACGCCCATTTTAAAAAATCTTCGGATAGGTAATGTTATAGTGCGGCGCCCGGATGCGGTTGGTTCTCCGGAACCAGAGAAGTTCTGCGAGGAGTTGAAAGGGAAGGAGATAAGGCGGCTGGAGCGTCAGGGTAAGTATCTGATAATCTTTCTCCATCCTTATGGCCGGTTGATTGTTCATTTACGGTTGAGTGGCCATCTTCGCGTTGTTAAGGGTAAGGAGATACCAGATTATGAATGGGTGCGGTTTGTGTTTACCAATGGCACAGCCCTTTCTTTTATTGAGCCCCGGGTTCTGGGTAAGGTGTATTTTGTTGCGGGTTCAGAGTTGCCGCCGGTTTTGAAGGGTCTGGAGCGTTTAGGGCTGGAACCGATTGACCGGAGATTTAACGGTAAATATCTGATGGCGAAGTTGCAGGGACGGCAGGCGAAGATAAAGAGTCTGTTGATGGACCAGACGATTTGTGCCGGTGTCGGAAACATCTATTCTGACGAGGCGCTGTTTCGAGCGAAGATTAAACCGATGCGGCGGGCAGACACATTAAAACCGGCTGAGATTTATCAATTGGCAAAGGCGTTAAAAGCGGTACTTAAAGCGGGAATCAGGTGGATGGGCACGACAATGACGGATGGACGCTATCTTAAGCCGGATGGTGCGCGGGGCGGATTCCAGAATCAACTTATGGTTTTTGGTAGAAAAGGTTTATCCTGTCGTCGGTGTGGCAGTTTGGTCAAAAGAGTAACAATGGGTAATCGCAGTAGTTACTTCTGTCCCCGGTGTCAGAGTTAG